From Chloracidobacterium sp. N, the proteins below share one genomic window:
- a CDS encoding DEAD/DEAH box helicase: MSTIFDLHSAVLDDYQNFVRSFFLIADDRARAFVDRSMEEEGYLWPEPLVQLSPAYASGPTVDELASTGHITRETARIFRLEDGHPFRLHRHQAEAIDKAARGESFVVTSGTGSGKSLCYFLPIIDSLIRHPDTGGRAAALVIYPMNALVNSQFQALDALKERYERTSGRPFPVHFAKYTGETSEAAREKIRLNPPQILLTNYVMAELLLVRPEDQRFLEQIANGERQSKVEATLPPAIRHAPFADRGLRFLVFDELHTYRGRQGADVAMLVRRLKERCAGDGLLHIGTSATMISRPDATAEERRQSVADFAKRFFGHHFGPEHVIEETLVPFTEGGRPTTEELQAAVGTPLPGDLSALRGHPLMRWLEYELGIEQSPDGMLRRRTPRELSKVAEQLAALTGGDVQRCTDALRKLLAHASRLQREGRTRAPAFKLHQFIAQGRTLYATVETHEARRFSLEGQVQAGEDKLFFPVKFCRQCGQDYYHAVQQEERFLPHPVGTEPDGDDAQAGYLMLAPGEGDWSREQLPEDWFKADGKLSPTWKERVPQAVWVRPDGAYSPAPQDGAQKMWWQPHPFSLCLGCGEYYTGRERDFVKFASLSSEGRSSATTILANSLLRHAARTGAARDKLLTFTDNRQDASLQAGHFNDFVHVALLRAALYVALRQSPELAFDQVAEAVVRASGLGIADIAQNPLLDPETSAAGEVWKTFTDLTEYRLYDDLRRGWRVTHPNLEQAGLLSIGYDGLDTLCQSQKLLDLHPWFRQAAGEERKTLLRAVLDQFRRKLAIRVRALEEDFQKSLRRRAGQYLNEFWGLDPEDDELRPANRFVRHRPSSRQGPGFGLSARSLIGRFLSKRLGLNAEAYDKFLGALLDLLVGHGLLATDTTDNQTYYQLDAGCLRWCLGQGTPPAPDPLYSRRADAAGYAVPSRPVNAFFQHFYQSAAASLAALEAREHTAQVVRPGERERRERRFRWEGQDQTKEAETGRRLPYLICSPTMELGVDIADLELVHLRNVPPTPANYAQRSGRAGRQGQPGLIVTYCGALNSHDQYFFRRRAEMVAGRVRPPRLDLANESLLRAHIHAVWLAHVRLPLKNSIETVIDTAREELPLRGEVIAQLQLSESARQQIGQRVRALLAADGEALARSGWFSDRWVRHVIEEAPRVFDRAFDRWRELYRAATRQLEAAQAALLRARSNDDQQEANRRQQEALRQRNLLLQTNTRREEGDFYPYRYLASEGFLPGYNFPALPVRAWVPRGSEGEFIARPRSLAIREFAPHNFLYHEGRQWEAVAFQTPPGGLDERRYSQKLCLTCGAFADPHFDCCPVCHTRFDGSNSLVAPLLDMPNVRMKRRARITADEEERRRRGYELQTFFQFAPEGSGHRVQEADVVSGQTLLLRLVYAPSATLLRINHGWRGLEAKGFLVDFESGEVISSADKQSNSSRLRSLEHIRLAVRTTQNVLLVRLAQSDRCADQTLEATLRYALKRGIEETFELEETELAAEPIGDGEHRAILLYETAEGGAGVLRRFVEEATTLAEVARAALEICHFELREDGLSDTRPDCRAACYECLLSFANQHEALKLNRHHIRELLFNLAAGRTEPRVRGKTRNEHLAWLRSLTDSRSELERRLLDALAEGGYRLPDDAQKRIAEPDCMADFFYAPNVCVFCDGSVHDEPARAAQDRELRAELVRSGYRVISVRHDCDLEEALARYPEVFGGTGPG, encoded by the coding sequence ATGTCCACCATCTTTGACCTCCACTCCGCCGTTCTGGACGACTACCAAAACTTCGTCCGCTCGTTTTTCCTCATTGCCGATGACCGGGCGCGGGCATTCGTGGACCGGTCAATGGAAGAAGAGGGCTATCTCTGGCCCGAACCGCTGGTGCAGTTGAGCCCCGCCTACGCTTCCGGGCCGACCGTTGATGAGCTGGCCAGCACCGGTCACATCACGCGGGAGACAGCACGTATCTTCCGCCTTGAGGACGGACACCCTTTTCGCCTTCACCGCCACCAGGCAGAAGCGATTGACAAAGCCGCACGGGGCGAAAGCTTTGTCGTCACCAGCGGCACCGGTTCGGGAAAGAGTCTCTGCTACTTTCTGCCCATCATTGACAGCCTGATCCGCCATCCCGACACCGGCGGGCGGGCCGCGGCGCTGGTCATCTACCCGATGAATGCGCTGGTCAATTCCCAGTTCCAGGCCCTGGACGCGCTCAAGGAGCGTTATGAACGCACCTCCGGCCGCCCCTTTCCGGTGCACTTTGCCAAATACACGGGAGAAACTTCTGAAGCCGCGCGCGAGAAGATACGGCTCAACCCGCCACAGATTCTGCTCACCAACTACGTCATGGCGGAACTGCTGCTGGTACGGCCCGAAGATCAGCGGTTTCTGGAGCAGATCGCGAATGGCGAACGGCAGAGCAAGGTAGAAGCCACACTGCCACCGGCGATTCGCCACGCACCATTCGCCGACCGGGGTTTACGCTTTCTGGTCTTCGACGAACTGCACACCTACCGGGGCCGGCAGGGGGCGGACGTGGCCATGCTCGTTCGCCGGCTCAAAGAACGTTGTGCCGGGGACGGCCTGTTACACATCGGCACCAGCGCCACCATGATCTCGCGGCCGGATGCCACCGCCGAAGAGCGTCGGCAAAGCGTCGCCGATTTTGCCAAGCGCTTCTTCGGTCATCATTTCGGGCCGGAGCATGTCATCGAAGAAACCCTTGTGCCTTTTACCGAAGGCGGCCGACCAACCACAGAAGAACTGCAAGCCGCCGTCGGGACGCCCCTGCCCGGCGACCTCTCCGCACTGCGCGGCCACCCCCTCATGCGCTGGCTGGAATATGAACTCGGCATCGAACAAAGTCCCGATGGGATGCTCAGGCGCCGGACACCACGCGAGCTTTCCAAAGTAGCCGAACAACTCGCCGCGCTGACCGGCGGCGATGTCCAGCGTTGCACCGACGCCCTGCGCAAACTGCTGGCGCACGCCAGCCGCCTCCAACGGGAGGGCCGCACCCGGGCGCCAGCGTTCAAGCTCCATCAGTTCATCGCTCAGGGTCGGACGCTCTATGCCACCGTGGAAACACACGAAGCACGGCGGTTTTCACTTGAAGGGCAGGTACAGGCCGGCGAAGACAAGCTGTTTTTTCCAGTCAAATTCTGCCGCCAGTGCGGGCAGGACTATTACCATGCCGTGCAGCAGGAAGAGCGATTTTTGCCCCATCCGGTAGGGACAGAACCGGATGGGGACGACGCGCAGGCTGGGTATCTGATGCTGGCCCCCGGCGAGGGTGACTGGTCACGGGAACAGCTTCCCGAAGACTGGTTCAAGGCTGACGGCAAACTGAGTCCGACTTGGAAGGAGCGGGTGCCGCAGGCGGTCTGGGTCCGGCCGGACGGAGCGTATTCCCCGGCCCCGCAGGATGGAGCGCAGAAGATGTGGTGGCAGCCACACCCGTTTTCCCTGTGCCTTGGCTGTGGTGAGTACTACACCGGGCGCGAGCGCGATTTTGTCAAATTTGCCTCCCTCTCAAGTGAAGGACGCTCCAGCGCCACGACGATCCTTGCCAACTCCCTGCTCCGGCATGCGGCGCGCACCGGAGCGGCACGGGACAAACTGCTCACGTTTACGGACAACCGCCAGGACGCCTCGCTGCAGGCCGGACACTTCAATGATTTCGTCCACGTGGCGCTGCTGCGGGCGGCGCTGTATGTGGCACTGCGTCAATCCCCGGAACTGGCCTTTGACCAGGTGGCGGAAGCCGTCGTCCGCGCGTCAGGGCTTGGCATTGCCGACATCGCCCAGAATCCGCTTCTTGACCCGGAAACCTCAGCGGCCGGCGAAGTCTGGAAGACGTTTACCGACCTGACGGAATATCGGCTCTATGATGACCTGCGGCGGGGCTGGCGGGTGACACACCCAAACCTCGAACAGGCAGGGCTGCTCAGCATCGGGTACGACGGACTGGATACACTCTGCCAAAGCCAAAAGCTGCTTGATCTTCATCCGTGGTTCAGGCAGGCCGCTGGTGAGGAACGGAAAACCCTTCTCCGGGCGGTGCTGGACCAGTTCCGGCGCAAACTGGCCATCCGGGTTCGCGCACTGGAGGAAGATTTCCAGAAAAGCCTGCGCCGGCGTGCCGGGCAATACCTCAATGAGTTCTGGGGACTTGACCCGGAGGATGACGAACTGCGCCCGGCCAACCGCTTTGTCCGGCACCGTCCGTCAAGCCGTCAGGGACCAGGCTTTGGACTGAGCGCGCGCAGTCTCATTGGCCGCTTCCTGAGCAAGCGCCTTGGGCTGAACGCTGAGGCGTACGATAAATTTCTCGGCGCGCTCCTTGACCTTTTGGTCGGTCACGGCCTGCTCGCCACCGACACCACCGACAACCAGACGTACTATCAGCTCGATGCCGGGTGTCTTCGCTGGTGTCTGGGACAGGGGACGCCACCAGCTCCCGATCCCCTCTACTCACGACGCGCAGACGCGGCGGGTTACGCGGTCCCTTCCCGTCCTGTCAACGCCTTCTTCCAGCATTTTTACCAGTCGGCGGCAGCCAGCCTGGCGGCGCTCGAAGCCAGAGAACACACGGCGCAGGTGGTCAGGCCCGGCGAGCGCGAGCGCCGCGAACGGCGCTTCCGTTGGGAGGGGCAGGACCAGACAAAAGAGGCGGAGACGGGTCGCCGACTGCCCTACCTCATCTGCTCCCCGACGATGGAACTGGGCGTGGATATTGCCGATCTGGAGCTGGTGCATCTGCGCAATGTTCCGCCGACGCCGGCAAACTACGCGCAGCGCAGCGGACGTGCCGGCCGGCAGGGACAACCCGGACTGATCGTGACCTACTGTGGCGCGCTCAACAGCCATGACCAGTACTTTTTCCGCCGCCGCGCCGAAATGGTGGCCGGGCGAGTGCGGCCGCCACGGCTGGATTTGGCCAACGAGTCGCTGCTGCGCGCGCACATCCATGCGGTCTGGCTGGCGCACGTACGCCTGCCCCTGAAGAACTCCATCGAAACGGTCATAGATACGGCACGTGAGGAACTGCCACTGCGCGGGGAAGTGATCGCTCAGCTCCAGCTTTCCGAGTCAGCCCGCCAGCAAATCGGGCAGCGCGTGCGCGCCCTGCTCGCGGCTGACGGCGAAGCGCTCGCCAGAAGCGGCTGGTTCAGCGACCGCTGGGTGCGGCATGTCATCGAAGAGGCGCCCCGTGTGTTTGACCGGGCGTTTGACCGCTGGCGGGAACTCTATCGCGCGGCCACCCGCCAGTTGGAGGCAGCCCAGGCCGCCCTGCTGCGCGCGCGCAGCAACGATGACCAGCAGGAAGCCAATCGCCGCCAGCAGGAAGCACTACGCCAGCGCAATCTGCTGCTGCAAACCAACACCCGGCGCGAAGAAGGTGATTTCTATCCCTACCGTTATCTTGCCAGCGAAGGGTTTTTGCCCGGCTATAACTTTCCGGCGCTGCCGGTGCGGGCTTGGGTGCCACGCGGCAGCGAAGGTGAATTCATTGCCCGGCCGCGGTCGCTGGCGATCCGGGAGTTTGCGCCCCACAACTTTCTCTACCACGAGGGACGCCAGTGGGAAGCCGTGGCCTTCCAGACGCCTCCGGGCGGACTGGATGAACGCAGGTACAGCCAGAAACTGTGTCTGACGTGTGGCGCTTTTGCCGACCCGCACTTTGATTGCTGTCCCGTCTGCCACACCCGGTTCGATGGTTCCAACAGCCTGGTTGCCCCTTTGCTGGATATGCCCAATGTGCGGATGAAACGCCGCGCGCGCATTACGGCCGATGAAGAGGAACGCCGGCGGCGGGGATACGAGCTGCAAACGTTTTTCCAGTTTGCCCCGGAGGGTTCCGGCCACCGTGTTCAGGAGGCCGATGTGGTCAGCGGACAAACGCTGCTGCTTCGCCTGGTCTATGCTCCGTCGGCGACGCTGCTCCGTATCAATCACGGCTGGCGCGGCTTGGAAGCCAAAGGCTTCCTGGTTGACTTTGAAAGCGGCGAGGTCATTTCGTCGGCTGACAAGCAGAGTAATTCTTCCCGCCTGCGCAGTCTGGAACATATCCGATTGGCCGTACGCACGACGCAGAATGTGCTGCTCGTACGCCTTGCCCAATCCGACCGGTGCGCAGATCAGACGCTGGAGGCCACTCTGCGCTACGCCCTCAAGCGGGGCATTGAAGAGACGTTTGAGCTGGAAGAGACGGAACTGGCGGCCGAACCCATCGGCGACGGGGAGCACCGGGCCATTCTGCTGTATGAAACGGCTGAGGGCGGAGCGGGCGTCCTGCGGAGATTTGTGGAAGAGGCAACCACGCTGGCTGAGGTGGCGCGTGCCGCGCTTGAGATTTGTCACTTTGAACTCCGGGAGGACGGCCTGAGCGACACCCGACCGGATTGCCGCGCGGCGTGCTA
- the bshB1 gene encoding bacillithiol biosynthesis deacetylase BshB1 produces MSAIADAVCAVDALAIGAHPDDIELAMAGTLLKLVAEGYRTGLVDASRAELATRGTPEQRAAEAAEAAAQLGASFRVNLGWPDGHFTDQDAARRALVRVIRQARPTLVFTHHPAEEHPDHQCLARIVAAAVHHARLANYDAESGLPRWRTRALIHFLPPLNPAVVPTFLVDISAQFTAKYEVISAYASQLHQPGSREPQTYLSAPDFLRQRRAADIYRGSLIGVAAAEGFVTAAPLPVADPIRLFLNQ; encoded by the coding sequence ATGTCAGCCATTGCGGACGCGGTGTGCGCCGTGGACGCCCTGGCCATTGGCGCCCATCCCGACGACATCGAGCTGGCCATGGCCGGCACGCTGCTAAAGCTGGTCGCCGAAGGCTACCGCACGGGTCTCGTGGATGCCAGCCGCGCCGAACTGGCCACCCGTGGGACGCCGGAGCAGCGTGCCGCCGAAGCCGCCGAAGCGGCTGCACAACTGGGCGCGAGCTTTCGCGTCAATCTGGGCTGGCCCGACGGCCACTTCACCGACCAAGACGCCGCCCGCCGTGCGCTGGTGCGCGTCATCCGCCAGGCGCGGCCGACGCTGGTCTTCACGCACCATCCGGCAGAAGAACATCCCGACCACCAGTGTCTGGCGCGGATTGTCGCGGCAGCCGTTCACCATGCCCGGCTGGCCAACTATGACGCCGAAAGCGGCCTGCCGCGCTGGCGGACGCGCGCGCTGATTCACTTTCTGCCACCGCTCAACCCGGCGGTCGTGCCGACCTTTCTCGTGGACATCAGCGCCCAGTTCACGGCCAAGTATGAGGTCATCAGTGCCTACGCTTCGCAACTGCACCAGCCGGGCAGCCGGGAGCCGCAGACGTACCTTTCGGCGCCGGATTTTCTCCGCCAGCGGCGCGCAGCCGACATCTACCGTGGCAGCCTGATTGGCGTTGCGGCGGCGGAAGGTTTCGTCACAGCCGCACCGCTGCCGGTGGCCGACCCCATCCGCCTGTTTCTGAACCAGTAG
- a CDS encoding Rpn family recombination-promoting nuclease/putative transposase translates to MTDAPFHDTGYKALFSLPELVQQLIEGFVTPDIAQLLDFSTLELVAGSFVTPAMQSREEDVVWRVKMADTMLYLYLLLEFQSTPDVAMPVRMVQYVAALYDSLIKEKRVDPRRLPPVLPVVLYNGERRWRVATDVGEAIECPPVLRAYQPRLRYYLLDEGAYSDHELAAVRNVVAGIFALENAEGKEEALAVVGRISEALRGMPGRERIDRVLTQWVKRYLQRVHPGAMMAVEETLERGEGTMLATNVQKWAEELLREGRQQGIQQGIQEGMQQGLQQGMQQGVHRGQHEGKLWALRQLLRVRFPEADLTPYQSRLDAATDAELEHLLTKAATAATLDAVFATE, encoded by the coding sequence ATGACCGACGCGCCCTTTCACGACACCGGCTACAAGGCGCTGTTCAGCCTGCCGGAACTGGTTCAGCAACTCATTGAAGGGTTTGTCACGCCGGACATTGCCCAACTGCTGGACTTCTCCACACTGGAACTGGTGGCGGGCAGTTTTGTCACCCCGGCGATGCAGTCGCGCGAAGAGGATGTCGTCTGGCGGGTGAAGATGGCCGACACGATGCTGTACCTGTATCTGCTGCTGGAGTTTCAGTCCACGCCGGACGTGGCGATGCCGGTGCGGATGGTGCAGTACGTGGCGGCGCTGTACGACTCACTCATCAAGGAGAAGCGGGTTGACCCGCGTCGGCTGCCGCCGGTGCTGCCGGTGGTGTTATACAACGGGGAGCGGCGGTGGCGGGTGGCGACGGATGTTGGGGAGGCGATTGAGTGTCCGCCGGTGTTGCGTGCATATCAGCCGCGGCTGCGGTACTACCTGCTGGACGAGGGGGCGTACAGCGACCACGAACTGGCGGCGGTACGGAACGTGGTGGCGGGGATATTTGCGCTGGAGAATGCGGAGGGCAAAGAGGAAGCGTTGGCGGTGGTGGGGCGGATCAGCGAGGCGCTGAGGGGGATGCCGGGGCGGGAGCGGATTGACCGGGTGTTGACGCAGTGGGTGAAGCGGTACTTGCAGCGGGTGCATCCCGGGGCGATGATGGCGGTGGAGGAGACTCTGGAAAGGGGGGAAGGGACGATGCTGGCGACGAACGTGCAGAAGTGGGCGGAAGAGCTGCTGCGGGAAGGCAGACAGCAGGGCATCCAGCAGGGGATACAGGAAGGTATGCAGCAGGGGCTACAACAGGGCATGCAGCAGGGCGTCCATCGTGGTCAGCACGAGGGCAAGCTGTGGGCGTTGCGGCAACTGCTCCGGGTACGGTTTCCAGAAGCCGACCTGACGCCCTACCAGTCGCGCCTGGACGCCGCCACCGACGCCGAACTGGAACATCTGCTGACCAAAGCCGCCACGGCCGCGACCCTCGATGCGGTGTTTGCGACGGAATAG
- a CDS encoding Rpn family recombination-promoting nuclease/putative transposase — protein MTDAPFHDTGYKALFSLPELVQQLIEGFVTPDIAQLLDFSTLELVAGSFVTPAMQSREEDVVWRVKMADTMLYLYLLLEFQSTPDAAMPVRMVQYVAALYDSLIKEKRVDPRRLPPVLPVVLYNGERRWRVATDVGEAIECPPVLRAYQPRLRYYLLDEGAYGDHELAGVRNVVAGIFALENAEGKEEALAVVGRISEALRGMPGRERIDRVLTQWVKRYLQRVHPGAMMGVEESLETGEGTMLATNVQKWAEALLREGVQQGLQEGMQQGLQQGLQEGMQQGLQQGMHRGQHEGKLWALRQLLRVRFPDADLMPYQSRLDAATDAELEHLLTKAATAATLDAVFATE, from the coding sequence ATGACCGACGCGCCCTTTCACGACACCGGCTACAAGGCGCTGTTCAGCCTGCCGGAGCTTGTCCAGCAACTGATTGAAGGCTTTGTCACCCCGGACATCGCCCAACTGCTGGACTTCTCCACGCTGGAACTGGTGGCGGGCAGTTTTGTCACCCCGGCGATGCAGTCGCGCGAAGAGGATGTCGTCTGGCGGGTGAAGATGGCCGACACGATGCTGTACCTGTATCTGCTGCTGGAGTTTCAGTCCACGCCGGACGCGGCGATGCCGGTGCGGATGGTGCAGTACGTGGCGGCGCTGTACGACTCACTCATCAAGGAGAAGCGGGTTGACCCGCGTCGGCTGCCGCCGGTGCTGCCGGTGGTGCTGTACAACGGGGAGCGACGGTGGCGGGTGGCGACGGATGTTGGGGAGGCGATTGAGTGTCCGCCGGTGTTGCGTGCATATCAGCCGCGGCTGCGGTACTACCTGCTGGACGAGGGGGCGTACGGCGACCACGAGTTGGCTGGGGTGCGGAACGTGGTGGCGGGGATATTTGCGCTGGAGAATGCGGAGGGCAAAGAGGAAGCGTTGGCGGTGGTGGGGCGGATCAGCGAGGCGCTGAGGGGGATGCCGGGGCGGGAGCGGATTGACCGGGTGTTGACGCAGTGGGTGAAGCGGTACTTGCAGCGGGTGCATCCCGGGGCGATGATGGGGGTGGAGGAGAGTCTGGAGACGGGGGAGGGGACGATGCTGGCGACGAACGTGCAGAAGTGGGCGGAAGCGTTGTTGCGGGAAGGCGTGCAGCAGGGCTTGCAGGAAGGGATGCAGCAGGGCTTGCAGCAGGGCTTGCAGGAAGGGATGCAGCAGGGCTTGCAGCAGGGTATGCACCGTGGGCAGCACGAGGGCAAGCTGTGGGCGCTGCGGCAACTGCTGCGGGTACGGTTTCCAGACGCCGACCTGATGCCCTACCAGTCGCGCCTGGACGCCGCCACCGACGCCGAACTGGAACATCTGCTGACCAAAGCCGCCACGGCCGCGACCCTCGATGCGGTGTTTGCGACGGAATAG
- a CDS encoding Rpn family recombination-promoting nuclease/putative transposase: protein MTDAPFHDTGYKALFSLPELVQQLIEGFVTPDIAQLLDFSTLELVAGSFVTPAMQSREEDVVWRVKMADTTLYLYLLLEFQSTPDAAMPVRMVQYVAALYDSLIKEKRVDPRRLPPVLPVVLYNGERRWRVATDIGEVIECPPVLRAYQPRLRYYLLDEGAYGDHELAGVRNVVAGIFALENAEGKEEALAVVGRISEALRGMPGRERIDRVLTQWVKRYLQRVHPGAMMAAEETLETGEGTMLATNVQKWAEALLREGVQQGLQEGMQQGLQQGMHRGQHEGKLWALRQLLRVRFPDADLTPWQSRLDAATDAELERLLTKAATAATLEEVFVTP, encoded by the coding sequence ATGACCGACGCGCCCTTTCACGACACCGGCTACAAGGCGCTGTTCAGCCTGCCGGAACTGGTTCAGCAACTCATTGAAGGGTTTGTCACGCCGGACATTGCCCAACTGCTGGACTTCTCCACGCTGGAACTGGTGGCGGGCAGCTTTGTCACGCCAGCGATGCAGTCGCGCGAAGAGGATGTCGTCTGGCGGGTGAAGATGGCCGACACGACGCTGTACCTGTATCTGCTGCTGGAGTTTCAGTCCACGCCCGACGCGGCGATGCCGGTGCGGATGGTGCAGTACGTGGCGGCGCTGTACGACTCACTCATCAAGGAGAAGCGGGTTGACCCGCGTCGGCTGCCGCCGGTGCTGCCGGTGGTGTTATACAACGGGGAGCGACGGTGGCGGGTGGCGACGGACATTGGAGAGGTGATTGAGTGTCCGCCGGTGTTGCGTGCATATCAGCCGCGGCTGCGGTACTACCTGCTGGACGAGGGGGCGTACGGCGACCACGAGTTGGCTGGGGTGCGGAACGTGGTGGCGGGGATATTTGCGTTGGAGAATGCGGAGGGCAAGGAAGAGGCGCTGGCGGTGGTGGGGCGCATCAGCGAGGCGCTGAGGGGGATGCCGGGGCGGGAGCGGATTGACCGGGTGTTGACGCAGTGGGTGAAGCGGTACTTGCAGCGGGTGCATCCCGGGGCGATGATGGCGGCGGAGGAGACTTTGGAGACGGGGGAAGGGACGATGCTGGCGACGAACGTGCAGAAGTGGGCGGAAGCGTTGTTGCGGGAAGGCGTGCAGCAGGGCTTGCAGGAAGGGATGCAGCAGGGCTTGCAGCAGGGTATGCACCGTGGGCAGCACGAGGGCAAGCTGTGGGCGTTGCGGCAACTGCTGCGGGTACGGTTTCCCGACGCCGACCTGACGCCCTGGCAGTCGCGCCTGGATGCTGCCACTGACGCCGAACTGGAACGTCTGCTGACCAAAGCCGCCACGGCCGCGACCCTCGAAGAAGTCTTTGTGACACCATAG
- a CDS encoding nucleotidyltransferase domain-containing protein, translated as MGWSSPTGSNRSSGSTGINWPEFLGEALEAVVLYGSHARGDAQEGSDIDILCVMRLPFDYGALIRNTAEAAARISLKYDVAISTAFVLSEEYQTRNTPFLMNVRREGMNGTGALLGKAKESPDEAHRRPRSQSRRERSGR; from the coding sequence GTGGGATGGTCAAGCCCAACCGGATCGAACCGATCATCCGGGAGTACCGGGATCAACTGGCCAGAATTTCTGGGTGAAGCGTTGGAAGCCGTTGTGCTCTACGGCTCCCATGCACGCGGAGACGCACAGGAAGGTTCTGATATTGACATCCTGTGCGTGATGCGTCTCCCTTTTGACTACGGCGCACTGATCAGGAACACGGCCGAAGCCGCTGCACGGATCAGCCTGAAGTACGATGTGGCCATTTCTACCGCGTTCGTGCTTTCCGAAGAGTATCAGACACGAAACACCCCGTTTCTGATGAATGTTCGCCGTGAGGGTATGAACGGGACCGGGGCGTTGTTGGGAAAGGCGAAGGAAAGCCCCGACGAAGCTCACCGCCGCCCTCGCAGCCAGTCTCGAAGGGAAAGGAGTGGGCGATGA
- the msrB gene encoding peptide-methionine (R)-S-oxide reductase MsrB, which produces MKTFPVQKDEAEWQAQLTPEQYYVTRLKGTERAFTGKLYREKRTGTYHCVACGAPLFTSATKYESGSGWPSFWEPVTPEAVVTELDLSHGMRRLEVMCAQCGSHLGHVFEDGPRDKTGLRYCINSISMDFKPAEE; this is translated from the coding sequence ATGAAAACGTTTCCCGTTCAGAAAGACGAAGCCGAGTGGCAGGCGCAGCTTACGCCCGAACAGTACTACGTCACCCGTCTGAAAGGCACGGAGCGGGCCTTTACCGGCAAGCTGTACCGCGAGAAGCGTACCGGGACGTACCACTGCGTGGCCTGTGGCGCACCGCTGTTTACGTCGGCGACCAAGTATGAATCCGGGTCGGGCTGGCCGAGCTTCTGGGAGCCGGTCACACCGGAGGCCGTCGTGACCGAACTCGATCTCAGCCACGGCATGCGCCGGCTTGAGGTGATGTGCGCCCAGTGCGGCTCGCATCTGGGACACGTCTTCGAGGACGGCCCACGCGACAAAACCGGACTGCGCTACTGCATCAACTCCATCTCCATGGACTTCAAGCCAGCCGAAGAGTGA
- a CDS encoding Rpn family recombination-promoting nuclease/putative transposase: protein MTDAPFHDTGYKALFSLPELVQQLIEGFVTPDIAQLLDFSTLELVAGSFVTPAMQSREEDVVWRVKMADTTLYLYLLLEFQSTPDAAMPVRMVQYVAALYDSLIKEKRVDPRRLPPVLPVVLYNGERRWRVATDVGEVIECPPVLRAYQPRLRYYLLDEGAYGDHELAGVRNVVAGIFALENAQSKEEALAVVGRISEALRGMPGRERIDRVLTQWVKRYLQRVHPGAMMAAEETLETGEGTMLATNVQKWAEALLREGVQQGLQEGMQQGLQQGLRQGMHRGQHEGKVWALRQLLRVRFPDADLTPYQSRLDAATDAELEHLLTKAATAATLDAVFATE, encoded by the coding sequence ATGACCGACGCGCCCTTTCACGACACCGGCTACAAGGCGCTGTTCAGCCTGCCGGAGCTTGTCCAGCAACTGATTGAAGGGTTTGTCACCCCGGACATCGCCCAACTGCTGGACTTCTCCACGCTGGAACTGGTGGCGGGCAGTTTTGTCACCCCGGCGATGCAGTCACGTGAAGAGGATGTCGTCTGGCGGGTGAAGATGGCCGACACGACGCTGTACCTGTATCTGCTGCTGGAGTTTCAGTCCACGCCGGACGCGGCGATGCCGGTGCGGATGGTGCAGTACGTGGCGGCGCTGTACGACTCACTCATCAAGGAGAAGCGGGTTGACCCGCGTCGGCTGCCGCCGGTGCTGCCGGTGGTGCTGTACAACGGGGAGCGGCGGTGGCGGGTGGCGACGGATGTTGGGGAGGTGATTGAGTGTCCGCCGGTGTTGCGTGCATATCAGCCGCGGCTGCGGTACTACCTGCTGGACGAGGGGGCGTACGGCGACCACGAGTTGGCTGGGGTGCGGAACGTGGTGGCGGGGATATTTGCGCTGGAGAATGCGCAGAGCAAGGAAGAGGCGCTGGCGGTGGTGGGGCGGATCAGCGAGGCGCTGAGGGGGATGCCGGGGCGGGAGCGGATTGACCGGGTGTTGACGCAATGGGTGAAGCGGTACTTGCAGCGGGTGCATCCCGGGGCGATGATGGCGGCGGAGGAGACTTTGGAGACGGGGGAAGGGACGATGCTGGCGACGAACGTGCAGAAGTGGGCGGAAGCGTTGTTGCGGGAAGGCGTGCAGCAGGGCTTGCAGGAAGGGATGCAGCAGGGCTTGCAGCAGGGCTTGCGGCAGGGTATGCACCGTGGGCAGCACGAGGGCAAGGTGTGGGCGCTGCGGCAACTGCTGCGGGTACGGTTTCCAGACGCCGACCTGACGCCCTACCAGTCGCGCCTGGACGCCGCCACCGACGCCGAACTGGAACATCTGCTGACCAAAGCCGCCACGGCCGCGACCCTCGATGCGGTGTTTGCGACGGAATAG